Proteins co-encoded in one Marinobacter qingdaonensis genomic window:
- a CDS encoding ExeM/NucH family extracellular endonuclease has protein sequence MTTTARLILASSLLALLYTPLSRADACGQPATPIAEIQGTGDRSPLAGRTVTVEGVLTLDLRHPGGFQGFYLQQADHQVDADPRTSEAVFVYTRRPQGTAGERLRLTGTVKEYHGLTELVGIQALAVCGREALPEPLPITLPWQTPPEALENMRVRAQGPLTVIDNFRLAQYGELTLAGADQITATELHAPGPAALDLARRQREQRLLLDDGRRERDPRPVPWPPAGLTADTSLRAGDRVRDLTGVLDFRFDAWRMQPEASPTFESGNPRPPPPQRPDTPHVRVMAFNLGNYFNGDGRGQGFPTPRGADSLSQFQRQHQRLLAALQAPDPDILSLAEVENDGYGPDSAIAQLARALGPEWRVVATPGQDGDDQIRTAMLYRADRVRAEGPPQRLTTGPFRHRGRPPLSQVFRARSGDAGVRVLSVHLKSKSCRGATGAERAPGNGEGCYANQRRHSAQALVDWLARVPEPANLAGTLVTGDLNAYARETPIELFRAAGYASMTHQFQPCSAHHCPGTTYRYNGATGTLDYALASASLQPRVLAARPWKLNADEPRALGYQGRLAGDAALPWRSSDHDPVITDLRL, from the coding sequence GTGACCACAACCGCCCGACTCATCCTTGCCAGCAGCCTGCTGGCCCTGCTGTACACCCCCCTGTCCAGGGCCGACGCCTGTGGTCAGCCCGCCACCCCGATTGCTGAGATTCAGGGCACCGGCGACCGCTCGCCGCTGGCCGGTCGCACCGTCACCGTGGAGGGCGTGCTTACCCTCGACCTGCGGCACCCCGGCGGCTTCCAGGGTTTCTACCTGCAGCAGGCGGACCACCAGGTCGACGCCGACCCCCGCACCTCCGAGGCCGTCTTCGTCTATACCCGCCGACCCCAGGGCACAGCCGGGGAGCGCCTGCGCCTGACCGGCACGGTCAAGGAATACCATGGCCTGACCGAACTGGTGGGGATTCAGGCCCTGGCCGTGTGCGGCCGCGAGGCGCTGCCCGAGCCGCTCCCGATAACCCTGCCCTGGCAGACACCGCCGGAGGCCCTGGAGAACATGCGGGTTCGCGCCCAAGGCCCGCTGACCGTGATCGACAACTTCCGGCTGGCCCAGTACGGCGAACTGACCCTGGCCGGCGCCGATCAAATCACTGCCACCGAGCTGCATGCCCCTGGCCCGGCCGCCCTCGACCTGGCCCGGCGCCAACGCGAGCAGCGCCTGCTGCTGGACGATGGCCGGCGCGAACGCGACCCCCGGCCTGTGCCCTGGCCGCCGGCCGGCCTCACCGCCGACACCAGCCTGCGTGCCGGCGACCGGGTGCGGGACCTGACCGGGGTGCTGGATTTCCGGTTCGACGCCTGGCGCATGCAGCCGGAAGCCAGTCCAACCTTCGAGTCCGGCAATCCCCGCCCGCCGCCGCCACAACGACCGGACACGCCGCACGTTCGGGTCATGGCCTTCAACCTGGGCAACTACTTCAACGGCGATGGCCGCGGTCAGGGCTTTCCGACCCCACGGGGCGCCGACTCCCTGAGCCAGTTCCAGCGCCAGCACCAGCGCCTGCTGGCGGCGCTCCAGGCGCCGGACCCGGACATCCTGAGTCTGGCCGAGGTCGAAAACGACGGTTACGGCCCGGACAGCGCCATCGCCCAACTGGCCCGGGCCCTGGGGCCGGAATGGCGGGTGGTGGCAACGCCCGGCCAGGACGGCGACGACCAGATTCGCACCGCCATGCTCTACCGCGCCGACCGGGTCCGGGCCGAGGGGCCACCGCAGCGACTGACCACGGGCCCGTTCCGGCATCGCGGCCGGCCACCCCTGAGCCAGGTGTTCCGGGCCAGGTCCGGCGACGCCGGCGTGCGGGTCCTGTCGGTCCATCTCAAGTCCAAGTCCTGCCGCGGCGCCACCGGCGCCGAACGGGCACCGGGCAACGGCGAGGGCTGCTACGCCAACCAGCGCCGGCACTCGGCGCAGGCGCTGGTGGACTGGCTGGCCCGAGTGCCGGAGCCGGCGAACCTGGCCGGCACCCTGGTCACCGGCGACCTGAACGCCTACGCCCGGGAAACCCCGATCGAGCTGTTCCGCGCCGCCGGCTACGCCAGCATGACCCACCAGTTCCAGCCCTGTAGCGCCCACCACTGTCCCGGCACCACCTACCGCTACAACGGCGCCACCGGCACCCTGGATTACGCCCTGGCGTCGGCGTCGCTGCAGCCGCGGGTGCTGGCCGCCCGACCCTGGAAGCTCAACGCCGACGAACCCCGGGCGCTGGGCTATCAGGGCCGCTTGGCCGGGGACGCGGCGCTGCCCTGGCGCTCGTCCGATCACGATCCGGTGATCACCGACCTCCGGCTCTGA
- a CDS encoding helix-turn-helix transcriptional regulator — protein sequence MKKTDWPIRWDLLLRYRLIETIALWEGRLTTNHICHSFGIGRQQASKDINTYLRELAPGNLVYDRHLKGYVPAAKFQPVVTRGQIGEYLDLLARQQSLSSTFESLNISLPESTVVQGPNRIISPDTMRAVVLATRHGRQLRASYVSLSRPEAVESILEPHTLVCTGTSWHLRAWCESNREFRDFALSRFHRPPEALRQRAKHGRQQDQDWNREVTMVVTPDQRLTEAQQQIIARDYGMEQGRLEIKTRAALAPYMLSRLGITLDNQHPDPLVQQLELANPDQLGFGSKRERALKAVAGLC from the coding sequence ATGAAAAAAACGGACTGGCCCATCCGCTGGGATTTGCTACTTCGCTACCGACTGATCGAGACCATCGCCTTGTGGGAGGGTCGCCTGACCACCAACCACATCTGCCACAGTTTCGGTATCGGTCGCCAGCAGGCATCCAAGGACATCAATACCTACCTGCGCGAACTGGCCCCGGGCAATCTGGTCTACGACCGGCACCTGAAAGGCTATGTGCCGGCCGCCAAGTTCCAACCGGTGGTCACCCGCGGCCAGATCGGTGAGTACCTCGACCTGCTGGCGCGGCAACAGAGCCTGAGCAGCACCTTCGAATCGCTCAACATCAGCCTGCCGGAAAGCACGGTGGTGCAGGGGCCAAACCGGATCATCTCGCCGGACACCATGCGCGCGGTGGTGCTGGCCACCCGCCACGGCCGCCAGCTGCGTGCCAGTTACGTGTCCCTGAGCCGTCCGGAAGCGGTGGAAAGCATTCTCGAACCGCACACCCTGGTCTGCACCGGTACCAGCTGGCACCTGCGGGCCTGGTGTGAATCCAACCGCGAGTTCCGGGACTTCGCCCTGAGCCGCTTCCATCGTCCGCCCGAGGCCCTGCGTCAGCGGGCCAAGCACGGCCGCCAGCAGGACCAGGACTGGAACCGGGAAGTCACGATGGTCGTTACCCCGGACCAGCGCCTGACCGAGGCCCAGCAGCAGATCATCGCCCGGGACTACGGCATGGAGCAGGGCCGACTCGAGATCAAGACCCGTGCCGCCCTGGCTCCGTACATGCTGTCACGTCTGGGCATCACCCTGGACAACCAGCACCCGGACCCGCTGGTGCAGCAGCTGGAGCTGGCGAATCCGGATCAACTGGGTTTTGGCAGCAAGCGCGAACGGGCCCTGAAAGCGGTTGCCGGTCTCTGCTAG